The Planctomycetia bacterium sequence CCAACTCAGCCTCCAAGGAGTACACCAGCCACGCTAACGGACGTGGAGTTGCAAGCACTCCGTGTTGAGCTTCTTCGATCGGGAAAGCAGATCGTACTTGAACCTAGTCGTTCTTACCAAACAGCTGAGGGGACAATTTATCGCACAAACGTCAAAGGGCAGGTTGATGAAATTGAGTTTACCCTGAACGGTCCTGGAGACGTCAAAGCGAAGGGGGATCCTCGAACCGCCCGATCTTCTGAAACAACGCCACTTGGCGAGCCTTTGAGTGGTGTTAAAGGCGATGTTGGATTTCATGCGAGGCCGGACACGGCCAATGGAATTGCGACCTATCCAAACGTGTTTCCAGGCAGTGGCACACTTAACAACAGCGCATTTAAGTCAGTTGAACTAAAATATGTGCAAGCGGCGAGGGAGGGAGCACGGGTCGATGTTAAAATCAACAAGATGTTCGGACCTGCAGATGACTTACGCCCAACCCACATTAGAGTCACCATCAAGAAAGATGGCTTGTCATGGAGCAAGACATTTGCTAACGATGGTAGCACAGAGTTATTGGATGCAGAAAAGACGGCGCTGAAAGCCATCCTCGGTTTGTAGGCTGGAGCTGAACGCAATGCAACGCGAATTTGAAGACTTGACGCGACGCCTTTCCCAAGCGGTGTTCGACTATGTGACTTCAGGGATGAATGGCAAGAACTGGATTTCTGCGACTCTAGACGTTCGATACGATCCTAGCGGACACTCATGGAATTCCAAGATTAGGGTCACAAGCGATGACGGACCGCCCGAATCGCTGGACATGACGAATGATATTGATGTCCTATTGATTTCGTTAAATTCGCATCGCCGCGATCTCGGGGATGAATGGTATGGCTTATTGCTTACGATGCAAGCCGATCAACATTGCAAAATAAAGCTCAACTACGACTCGAGATGTTCCGAGGATGCGTCATTCTTTAACAATTGAGCCAAGGCAATCGAGTGTCGGCTGAGCGGTTCAATTTTTGCTGGTCGTTGGTCGTTGGGAAGTATATGGGTCCAGTATATGGGTCCAGCGAATCTTTCGTGGGCATTCGTACGGGACTTTTTGCAGTAGAATCGTCGTGATTGACGAGCGCGAGTCGACGGAGCGGAGTGCGAAGGGAGAAGCCGGGAACGCCGGGGCGCGACGTTCTTTGACAACTCGGAGTTGGTGCGCGGCGAGCGGCCCTCGTGCGCGCACCGTCGGCGCAGGCGGCCTTCGGAGGCGCCGTCTCCGCTTATCCGACGCGGCGGAGCCTGACGATCGGCAGGTGCCGTCGGCCGCCGTGGAACTCGACGTTCAACTCCAACCGCGCGCCGGGACTGCCGCGTACGAGGGCCCAAGGACGAGCGCAGGAAAAGCTCTTTTGCCAACGAGCCCGCGGCTCGTAGCGCGGCTTGCGATGGGCCGGAAAGCGCCGCTCATACACTTCGTTCGGCGTGCGGCCGCCGAGCGCCTCATGCGGCCGATGCTCGTTGAACCATTCTTGAAACCATTTCAGTTCACGCGCGAAGGCGTTTCGCTCGTCGGGGACCACGGGCAAGCTTCGCAGATGTTCCTTCAAGGTCCGCCAGAACCGCTCGATGACCGCGATTGAGCCGTGCTTGCCGACGGCACCGTAGCGCGGCTTGATCTTGCGGCGCTTGCACCAGCGGCGAAAGGCGGGGCAATCGAACTGCCCGCCCCGGTCGGAGACGATGTATTTCGGGGCGGTGCCGGCGGCGCGGATCGCTTTCGCGAGGAACGCTTGCACGTCGGCCGATGATGGTTGGTTGGCGAAGCAATCGACGTGCAGCACGCGCCGCGAATAATGATCGACGACGGCGGCGATCCACCAGCCGTACGGCCAAGCCTGGGGGAGCGACCACGGCAGCCAGGGGACCCACCAGCCGCGAACGGGGGCCACGGTCAAGTCGACGTGCCAGACATGGTGCGGGTAGTCGGCGGTGACGACGTGCGGCTGGGATTCCGCTTGCGGCTTGGTCGCCAAGTCCG is a genomic window containing:
- a CDS encoding DDE-type integrase/transposase/recombinase, which translates into the protein MPTSDEPNLPRGWPKTVRSGVLHALALANVVLANVVSKKRGATNDLRGDRANTVLREIDDIRRARMELVPPHSRPHYTPQQRMRILELKALEGWSLARTAEIFQITEPTVAAWLARVDEQGPAALVQTTEPVNKFPQVVTHFVQKLKLACPALGKRKIAAILARQGLHLGATTVGRMLKSFPAAPDLATKPQAESQPHVVTADYPHHVWHVDLTVAPVRGWWVPWLPWSLPQAWPYGWWIAAVVDHYSRRVLHVDCFANQPSSADVQAFLAKAIRAAGTAPKYIVSDRGGQFDCPAFRRWCKRRKIKPRYGAVGKHGSIAVIERFWRTLKEHLRSLPVVPDERNAFARELKWFQEWFNEHRPHEALGGRTPNEVYERRFPAHRKPRYEPRARWQKSFSCARPWALVRGSPGARLELNVEFHGGRRHLPIVRLRRVG